The following coding sequences lie in one Sphingomonas sp. M1-B02 genomic window:
- a CDS encoding glycoside hydrolase family 43, protein MLAALALLLASSDPVAPVPLFRDPVHDGAADASTVYDAATREWVLFYTNRRADLKLTDPKDVSWVHGTAIGVARSKDGAAWRYGGTAAIPASCTGATLWAPEVQRFGDTWHMWLTVVPGVFKDWNAPRFLVHLTSRDLKTWECGERLDLGSDRVIDASVVALPGGGYRLWFNDERAGKAIRYADSPDLKRWTVKGTAVSTPGEGPKAFRWKRRWWLISDAWKGLLVQSSTDATNWTAQPGHLLGEAGTRPTDRAKAQHPDVIVAGERAYLIYFVHQSGEGAADPNWARRSLLQIAELKEEGGAIRVDRSAPVTVRLKPN, encoded by the coding sequence ATGCTGGCGGCGCTGGCGCTGTTGCTGGCGTCGTCCGATCCGGTCGCACCGGTGCCGCTCTTCCGCGATCCGGTGCATGACGGCGCGGCGGATGCTTCGACCGTCTACGACGCCGCAACGCGCGAATGGGTGCTGTTCTACACCAATCGCCGCGCCGACCTGAAGCTGACCGATCCCAAGGATGTCAGCTGGGTCCACGGCACCGCGATCGGCGTCGCGCGATCGAAGGACGGGGCTGCGTGGCGCTACGGCGGCACCGCGGCGATCCCCGCGTCCTGCACCGGCGCGACGCTCTGGGCGCCCGAGGTCCAGCGCTTCGGCGACACTTGGCACATGTGGCTGACGGTGGTGCCGGGCGTGTTCAAGGATTGGAACGCACCCCGCTTCCTGGTCCATCTCACCAGCCGCGACCTCAAGACCTGGGAGTGCGGCGAGCGGCTCGATCTCGGCTCGGACCGGGTCATCGACGCCAGCGTGGTCGCGTTGCCCGGCGGCGGCTACCGGCTGTGGTTCAACGACGAGCGCGCCGGAAAGGCGATCCGCTACGCCGACAGCCCGGACCTCAAGCGCTGGACGGTGAAGGGCACTGCCGTCTCCACCCCGGGCGAAGGCCCCAAGGCGTTCCGCTGGAAACGCCGCTGGTGGCTGATCAGCGACGCGTGGAAGGGGCTGCTCGTCCAAAGCTCGACCGACGCGACCAACTGGACCGCGCAGCCCGGCCATCTGCTGGGCGAAGCGGGCACCCGCCCCACCGATCGCGCCAAGGCGCAGCACCCGGACGTGATCGTCGCGGGCGAGCGCGCCTACCTCATCTATTTCGTCCACCAATCGGGCGAGGGCGCGGCCGATCCGAACTGGGCGCGGCGCAGCCTGCTCCAGATCGCCGAGCTGAAGGAAGAGGGCGGCGCGATCCGCGTCGATCGCAGCGCGCCGGTGACCGTGCGGCTCAAACCAAACTGA
- a CDS encoding MFS transporter, which translates to MAPSAAAPTATGLREPRWYNYWGWGSGDMLGAGAQAVITGWLLYFFTTFCGLSAAEAGLILGLPRLLEAITCPLIGYISDNLRHTWIGRRVGRRKIFLIATIPLLPSFALIFVAGHSFTYYLLTFIFFEFVYTMFLIPWETLAAEMTNDYRKKAKFAGARMIVAQSSAILASYLPTVIIASLGGADSPSTFLIMAAIFGAIFSLVVTLVVIFTWERPYSEAEKQIRPVPLDLKTAAMIPFVMFRDLFSTLRIRAFRQHLSIYLGGYISQDIFNTAFPIFVVTVMMGATLIISQLLTTMYIAQLLSVMIAINIVIRTGPVVAYRIAISFFTAGLLLFLAFYYLRPAAFVADLAALDGNILSALNPASAAFSPVLIFWLFVPILLAGLGRGTLNFVPWSIYNYLPDVDEAVTGQRREGIFAGVMTLVRKLAQSAAIICTGFIIDLGGYVSPTAGPGAAMQQTPQAIATITWLLILGPILVMLAGLVASWHFRLNARTHDVLMAEIDHLRAGGTEPTSPEAKTIVEDLSGWKYAQLWGRNSLAGTR; encoded by the coding sequence ATGGCCCCCAGCGCCGCCGCGCCCACTGCAACCGGTCTCCGCGAGCCGCGCTGGTACAATTATTGGGGCTGGGGTTCGGGCGACATGCTCGGCGCGGGCGCGCAGGCGGTCATCACCGGCTGGCTGCTCTATTTCTTCACCACCTTCTGCGGCCTGTCCGCCGCCGAGGCAGGGCTGATCCTCGGCCTGCCGCGGCTGCTGGAGGCGATCACCTGCCCGCTGATCGGCTATATCTCGGACAATCTGCGGCATACCTGGATCGGCCGGCGCGTGGGACGGCGGAAAATCTTTCTCATCGCGACGATTCCGCTGCTGCCCAGCTTCGCCTTGATCTTCGTCGCCGGGCACAGCTTCACTTATTATCTGCTGACCTTCATCTTCTTCGAATTCGTCTACACGATGTTCCTGATCCCGTGGGAGACGCTCGCCGCGGAGATGACCAACGATTATCGCAAGAAGGCCAAGTTCGCCGGCGCGCGGATGATCGTCGCGCAGAGCTCGGCGATCCTCGCTTCCTATCTGCCGACGGTGATCATCGCCAGCCTCGGCGGCGCGGATTCGCCCAGCACCTTCCTGATCATGGCCGCGATCTTCGGCGCGATCTTCAGCCTGGTGGTGACGCTGGTCGTGATCTTCACCTGGGAGCGCCCCTATAGCGAGGCCGAAAAGCAGATCCGGCCAGTCCCGCTCGACCTGAAGACCGCGGCGATGATCCCCTTCGTGATGTTCCGCGATCTCTTCTCGACGCTGCGCATCCGCGCCTTCCGCCAGCATCTGTCGATCTACCTCGGCGGCTATATCTCGCAGGATATCTTCAACACCGCTTTCCCGATTTTCGTCGTGACGGTGATGATGGGGGCGACGCTGATCATCTCGCAATTGCTGACGACGATGTATATCGCGCAGCTGCTCTCGGTGATGATCGCGATCAACATCGTGATCCGCACCGGGCCGGTGGTCGCCTATCGCATCGCGATCAGCTTCTTCACCGCCGGGCTGCTGCTGTTCCTAGCTTTCTATTATCTGAGGCCCGCGGCGTTCGTCGCCGATCTGGCCGCGCTCGACGGCAACATCCTCTCGGCGCTCAACCCGGCCTCGGCGGCGTTCAGCCCGGTGCTGATCTTCTGGCTGTTCGTGCCGATCCTGCTCGCGGGCCTCGGCCGCGGCACGCTGAACTTCGTGCCCTGGTCGATCTACAATTATCTGCCCGACGTCGATGAGGCAGTCACCGGCCAGCGCCGCGAGGGCATTTTCGCCGGGGTGATGACGCTGGTGCGCAAGCTGGCCCAGTCGGCGGCGATCATCTGCACGGGCTTTATCATTGACCTCGGCGGCTATGTCTCGCCCACCGCAGGGCCCGGCGCGGCCATGCAGCAGACCCCGCAGGCGATCGCCACGATCACCTGGCTTCTGATCCTCGGGCCGATCCTGGTCATGCTCGCCGGCCTGGTCGCCTCGTGGCACTTCCGGCTCAATGCACGCACCCATGACGTGCTGATGGCCGAGATCGACCATCTCCGCGCCGGGGGCACCGAGCCGACCTCGCCCGAGGCGAAGACGATCGTCGAAGATCTGTCGGGCTGGAAATATGCGCAGCTGTGGGGCCGGAACAGCCTGGCAGGCACGCGCTGA
- a CDS encoding glycoside hydrolase family 35 protein translates to MIRAALLSAAALLAAPAAAQEARQTANFEAPVKSFGRVSYDARSLMIDGKRMVIWSSEMHAFRLPSPDLWRDVLQKMKASGFNTVAFYFDWGFHSPKKGVYDFSGIRDIDRLLTMAEEEGLWVMTRAGPYVNAELTRGGFPGWLVNQRGRARTDDPEYMAAADEWLTQVNAIIARHQINGDGKGNRGNVILHQIENELALTTPAQRRYMDHLYAKVRADGINVPVFHNDQGRNGYWVPPGAGVEKTVEGPNDLYAFDGYPGGTCTVTGKPTRGSAAPDWGYYGPGGAKGGASASPNTPGFAAEFGGGWFDYWGSNGGYECNAIQRGKRFQRVFYGTNLANGIGIQSFYMGYGGTSWGWLPAPVVFTSYDYGAAISETREVRPKAEELKQLGGLIAAVPDLAGMVPAGTPKISSDKIQVYHNKSPESDARFLLITHKPSNGSGNESFSVTADLPDGRYAMPMQLNGFDAKWLVAGVNLGGQRLVYSTSELQTARKLDGRDLALLYGRTGEPGETVLRYASAPKVTVLEGGATSAFDAAKGDLKLSYAHRGLTRLRISGGGRPDLTLLIGDEAEGAKFWQHGDALVRGPALVRAATLKGSALTLTGDAKEATPLEIWAPAAVRSVSWNGARLATTRSATGTLLASLGAPAAFALPALGEWRVAAGSPEADPKFDDRDWAKIDNRAYASTTARADGQPNMLMDAYGFHEGDVWYRGRFTGTPDAQRLKLHYGAGGAGLVQVFLDGKLVGQDEIPAGLPRPITTGAPSFTLPDAARVPGEHVLSVMVRNNGHNWDLDADDFHKEARGLVSASVEPVAGPSFSVPIAWKIQGRAGGEDIKDPVRGVPNNGGLHGEREGWHLPGFVDRGWKSVGVPAAEAAPGTSWYRTSFDLAVPKGQDATIGLAFGDTSKPRSANAYRVLIFVNGWNMGQFIAHVGPQRVFPIPEGILNHRGRNSIALAVTSDGAPGNALEEVKLVTLRNVKGGIPVRMVPAPATPADLK, encoded by the coding sequence ATGATCCGCGCGGCCCTCCTCTCCGCCGCCGCCCTGCTCGCCGCGCCCGCCGCCGCGCAGGAAGCCCGGCAGACCGCGAACTTCGAGGCCCCCGTCAAGAGCTTCGGCCGAGTCTCCTACGACGCGCGCTCGCTGATGATCGACGGCAAGCGCATGGTCATCTGGTCGAGCGAGATGCACGCCTTCCGCCTGCCCTCGCCCGATCTGTGGCGCGACGTGCTGCAGAAGATGAAGGCGAGCGGCTTCAACACCGTCGCTTTCTATTTCGACTGGGGATTCCACAGCCCGAAGAAGGGCGTCTATGATTTCAGCGGCATCCGCGACATCGATCGCCTGCTGACGATGGCCGAGGAAGAGGGGCTGTGGGTGATGACCCGCGCCGGCCCCTATGTGAATGCCGAGCTCACCCGCGGCGGCTTCCCCGGCTGGCTGGTCAACCAGCGCGGCCGCGCGCGTACCGACGATCCCGAATATATGGCGGCCGCCGACGAATGGCTGACCCAGGTCAACGCGATCATCGCCCGCCACCAGATCAACGGCGACGGCAAGGGCAATCGCGGCAACGTCATCCTCCACCAGATCGAGAATGAGCTCGCGCTGACCACCCCGGCGCAGCGCCGCTACATGGACCATCTCTACGCCAAGGTCCGCGCCGACGGCATCAACGTGCCGGTCTTCCACAACGATCAGGGCCGCAACGGTTATTGGGTCCCGCCCGGCGCCGGCGTCGAGAAGACCGTCGAAGGCCCGAACGACCTGTATGCGTTTGACGGCTATCCCGGCGGCACCTGCACCGTCACCGGCAAGCCGACCCGCGGCAGCGCGGCACCCGATTGGGGCTATTACGGCCCCGGCGGCGCGAAGGGCGGCGCTTCCGCCTCGCCCAACACGCCGGGCTTCGCCGCCGAATTCGGCGGCGGCTGGTTCGATTATTGGGGCTCGAACGGCGGCTATGAGTGCAACGCGATACAGCGCGGCAAGCGCTTCCAGCGCGTCTTCTACGGCACCAACCTCGCCAACGGCATCGGCATCCAGAGCTTTTACATGGGCTATGGCGGCACCAGCTGGGGCTGGCTGCCCGCGCCGGTGGTGTTCACAAGCTATGATTATGGCGCGGCGATCTCCGAAACGCGCGAAGTGCGGCCCAAGGCGGAGGAACTCAAGCAGCTCGGCGGGCTGATCGCGGCGGTGCCCGATCTCGCCGGGATGGTGCCCGCGGGCACGCCCAAGATCTCGTCGGACAAAATCCAAGTCTATCACAACAAGTCGCCCGAGAGTGACGCGCGCTTCCTGCTTATCACGCACAAGCCTTCCAATGGTTCGGGCAATGAGAGTTTCTCCGTCACCGCCGATCTGCCCGACGGCCGCTATGCCATGCCGATGCAGCTCAACGGCTTCGACGCCAAATGGCTGGTAGCGGGGGTCAATCTGGGCGGGCAGCGGCTGGTCTATTCGACCTCCGAGCTGCAGACCGCGCGCAAGCTCGACGGTCGCGATCTTGCGCTGCTCTATGGCCGCACGGGCGAGCCGGGCGAGACCGTGCTGCGCTATGCCAGCGCGCCCAAGGTGACCGTGCTCGAAGGCGGGGCGACGTCGGCGTTCGACGCGGCCAAGGGCGACCTCAAGCTCAGCTACGCGCATCGCGGCCTCACCCGCCTGCGCATCAGCGGCGGTGGACGCCCCGATCTGACGCTGCTGATCGGCGACGAGGCCGAAGGCGCGAAATTCTGGCAGCATGGCGATGCGCTGGTGCGCGGGCCGGCTTTGGTGCGGGCGGCGACGCTCAAGGGTTCGGCGCTGACGCTGACCGGCGACGCCAAGGAGGCGACCCCGCTCGAAATCTGGGCCCCCGCCGCAGTGCGATCGGTAAGCTGGAACGGCGCCAGGCTCGCCACCACTCGCTCGGCCACCGGCACGCTGCTTGCGTCGCTCGGCGCCCCGGCGGCCTTCGCCTTGCCCGCGCTCGGCGAATGGCGCGTCGCGGCGGGTTCGCCCGAAGCCGATCCGAAGTTCGACGATCGCGACTGGGCGAAGATCGACAATCGGGCCTATGCCAGCACCACCGCGCGCGCCGATGGCCAGCCCAACATGCTGATGGACGCCTATGGCTTCCACGAAGGCGATGTCTGGTATCGCGGCCGCTTCACCGGCACCCCCGACGCGCAGCGGCTCAAGCTTCATTACGGCGCGGGTGGCGCGGGGCTGGTCCAGGTCTTCCTCGACGGCAAGCTGGTCGGCCAGGACGAGATCCCCGCGGGCCTCCCCCGCCCGATCACCACCGGCGCGCCCAGCTTCACGCTGCCCGATGCGGCGCGCGTGCCCGGCGAGCATGTCCTGTCGGTGATGGTCCGCAACAACGGCCACAACTGGGACCTCGACGCCGACGATTTCCACAAGGAAGCCCGCGGCCTCGTCTCGGCCTCGGTCGAACCCGTCGCCGGACCCAGCTTCTCGGTCCCGATCGCCTGGAAGATCCAGGGCCGCGCGGGCGGCGAGGACATCAAGGATCCGGTCCGCGGCGTGCCCAACAATGGCGGCCTCCACGGCGAGCGCGAAGGCTGGCACCTGCCCGGCTTCGTCGATCGTGGCTGGAAGAGCGTCGGCGTCCCCGCCGCCGAGGCAGCGCCCGGCACGAGCTGGTATCGCACCAGCTTCGATCTCGCTGTGCCCAAGGGCCAGGATGCGACGATCGGGCTCGCGTTCGGCGACACGAGCAAGCCGCGCTCGGCCAATGCCTATCGCGTGCTGATCTTCGTCAACGGCTGGAATATGGGCCAGTTCATCGCGCATGTCGGCCCGCAGCGCGTCTTCCCGATCCCCGAAGGCATCCTGAACCATCGCGGCCGCAACAGCATCGCGCTGGCGGTCACATCCGACGGCGCGCCGGGCAATGCGCTGGAGGAGGTCAAGCTGGTCACGCTGCGCAACGTCAAGGGCGGTATCCCCGTCCGGATGGTTCCCGCCCCCGCCACGCCGGCAGACCTCAAATGA
- a CDS encoding oligogalacturonate lyase family protein has product MRLGRLFCNALGLFALAASGAAMAQPAAEWIDPLTGHKVVRISREADTASLYFHQNSYTPQGDKMVVSVPDGIAVVDLKTWSIKPLVKDKQIALLFTGRKTRTAYYSTRDRTDVGGPGPSTVFGVDIDSGKVRKIADIPAGSIGSINADETLLLGQWAESDRPLQPGSTAQDRRQFGQVNYQALGPDGKPLSFADAKEVRLNDRLEARIPMEIFTIDIRTGARKVVTASTDWLNHVQFSPTDPQQIMYCHEGPWHKVDRIWTIRADGMGKRSIHPRTMNMEIAGHEFFAPDGKTIWYDLQTPRGQVFWLASYDLTSGKRRWYNVERNQWSVHFYQSPDGKRFSGDGGDSEMVARAPDGKYLYLFTPKDIPDVAGIHAPGAENLISPGTLVSEKLVDMRKHDYRLEPNMTFTPDGKWIVFRGNFEGAAHVYAVEVAKAR; this is encoded by the coding sequence ATGCGGCTGGGACGCCTGTTTTGCAATGCGCTGGGGCTGTTCGCGCTCGCCGCATCCGGGGCCGCGATGGCGCAGCCCGCCGCCGAATGGATCGATCCGCTGACCGGGCACAAGGTCGTCCGGATCAGCCGCGAGGCGGACACGGCCAGCCTCTATTTTCACCAGAACAGCTATACGCCGCAGGGCGACAAGATGGTCGTCTCCGTGCCCGACGGGATCGCGGTGGTCGATCTCAAGACCTGGTCGATCAAGCCTTTGGTCAAGGACAAGCAGATTGCCTTGCTGTTCACGGGCCGCAAGACGCGCACGGCCTATTATTCGACGCGTGATCGCACCGATGTCGGCGGGCCGGGGCCGTCGACCGTGTTCGGCGTGGATATCGACAGCGGCAAGGTCCGCAAGATCGCCGACATTCCGGCGGGCTCGATCGGGTCGATCAATGCCGACGAGACGCTGCTGCTCGGCCAATGGGCCGAGAGCGATCGTCCGCTCCAGCCGGGCTCGACCGCGCAGGATCGCCGCCAGTTCGGACAGGTCAATTATCAGGCGCTGGGGCCGGACGGGAAGCCGCTGAGCTTTGCCGATGCCAAGGAAGTCCGGCTCAACGACCGGCTCGAGGCCCGCATCCCGATGGAGATCTTCACGATCGACATCCGCACCGGCGCGCGCAAGGTGGTGACGGCCTCGACCGACTGGCTCAACCATGTCCAATTCTCGCCGACCGACCCGCAGCAGATCATGTATTGCCATGAGGGCCCGTGGCACAAGGTCGATCGCATCTGGACGATTCGCGCCGACGGGATGGGCAAACGCTCGATCCATCCGCGCACGATGAACATGGAGATTGCCGGGCACGAGTTCTTCGCGCCCGACGGCAAGACGATCTGGTACGATCTGCAGACCCCGCGCGGGCAGGTCTTCTGGCTCGCCAGCTATGACCTGACGAGCGGCAAGCGCCGCTGGTACAATGTCGAGCGCAACCAATGGTCGGTGCATTTCTACCAGTCGCCCGACGGCAAGCGTTTCTCGGGCGACGGCGGCGACAGCGAGATGGTCGCGCGCGCGCCCGACGGGAAATATCTGTATCTGTTCACGCCGAAGGACATTCCCGACGTGGCGGGGATTCATGCGCCGGGGGCGGAGAATCTGATCTCGCCGGGGACGTTGGTGTCAGAGAAATTGGTCGACATGCGCAAGCATGACTATCGGCTCGAGCCCAACATGACCTTCACGCCGGACGGTAAATGGATCGTGTTCCGCGGCAATTTCGAGGGCGCGGCGCATGTCTATGCGGTGGAGGTCGCGAAGGCGCGATGA
- the bglB gene encoding beta-galactosidase BglB produces MAALTHDIPRSEITDAIDKLIHNLVNIKDETGEFLLHLEDGRIIDTKGWAGWEWTHGVGLFGMWRYYEQTGDDKAMQIMLQWFEDRFAEGTPTKNINTMAPFITLAYLFEETGDLRYIPYLDTWAEWLMAKDGLPKTEEGGFQHIVFNDENPGELWDDTLMMSVLPLAKIGLLLERPHYIEEAKRQFLVHIKYLFDRKTGLWFHGWDFNGRHNYAEALWARGNCWVTIAIPEIIEILDLPEGDAFRTFLVDTLAAQVKTLAETQDPETGLWHTLIVDPTSYLEASATAGFAYGILKGVRKGYLPREYETVGIKAVQGVLANIDESGELQQVSFGTAMGSDLQFYKDIRLTSMPYGQSLAICALGEFLRTYI; encoded by the coding sequence TTGGCCGCCCTCACCCACGACATTCCCCGCAGCGAGATCACCGATGCGATCGACAAGCTGATTCACAACCTCGTCAACATCAAGGACGAGACCGGCGAGTTCCTGCTCCATCTCGAAGATGGCCGGATCATCGACACCAAGGGCTGGGCCGGCTGGGAATGGACCCACGGCGTCGGCCTGTTCGGCATGTGGCGCTATTATGAGCAGACCGGCGACGACAAGGCGATGCAGATCATGCTGCAATGGTTCGAGGACCGTTTTGCCGAGGGCACGCCGACCAAGAATATCAACACGATGGCGCCGTTCATCACGCTGGCCTATCTGTTCGAAGAGACGGGCGACCTGCGCTACATCCCCTATCTCGACACCTGGGCCGAGTGGCTGATGGCCAAGGACGGCCTGCCCAAGACCGAGGAAGGCGGCTTCCAGCATATCGTCTTCAACGACGAGAATCCCGGCGAGCTGTGGGACGACACGCTGATGATGTCGGTGCTGCCACTCGCCAAGATCGGGCTCTTGCTCGAGCGCCCGCATTATATCGAGGAGGCGAAGCGCCAGTTCCTCGTCCACATCAAATATCTGTTCGACAGGAAGACCGGGCTCTGGTTCCACGGCTGGGACTTCAACGGCCGGCACAATTATGCCGAGGCGCTGTGGGCGCGCGGCAATTGCTGGGTGACGATCGCGATCCCCGAGATCATCGAGATCCTCGACCTGCCCGAGGGCGATGCCTTCCGCACCTTCCTGGTCGATACGCTCGCGGCGCAGGTCAAGACGCTGGCCGAGACGCAGGATCCCGAGACCGGCCTGTGGCACACGCTGATCGTCGATCCCACGTCATACCTCGAAGCATCGGCCACCGCGGGGTTCGCCTATGGCATCCTCAAGGGCGTCCGGAAGGGCTATCTGCCGCGGGAATATGAGACGGTCGGCATCAAGGCAGTGCAGGGCGTCCTCGCCAATATCGACGAGAGTGGCGAGCTCCAGCAGGTCAGTTTCGGCACCGCGATGGGCAGCGATCTGCAATTCTACAAGGACATCCGCCTGACCTCGATGCCCTATGGCCAGAGCCTGGCGATCTGCGCGCTGGGTGAGTTCCTGCGGACCTATATCTGA
- a CDS encoding glycosyl hydrolase 53 family protein, with amino-acid sequence MLTRRQTISAGGAALALGPLPARAMSGPRPRDFLIGADISWIPEDEARGATYYLDGVRRDPLEIFREAGFNALKLRLFVDPSQGYSKNKPGGPWCGLEQTIAFSKRIKAAGFHLSTTLHYSDTWADPQHQDKPAAWADLPFARLVDTVHRYTSETWAAIKAADAAPDIAILGNETTFGMLWPEGRVPLTIPTGNPQTDDVHMKVVGAGGYDRFAALLKAGVAATRETLPGVPIALHNHLGRHWPIVRHWTDSLVERGVDFDALGLSCYQQQAEGDWERTFAEFGKRYPGKGFFAIEYSSRKRYLNDLVRARPTGWGSYIWEPTRHQEAIFLQNGENAGEGPRPNLLAQGINSAEAPGAAPAATPAPRRKREQGGRYDADPTFIRLYQQMAKDYGVLK; translated from the coding sequence ATGCTCACGCGACGTCAGACGATCAGCGCGGGCGGCGCAGCGCTTGCGCTTGGGCCGCTCCCCGCCCGCGCCATGTCCGGCCCACGCCCGCGCGACTTCCTCATCGGCGCGGACATTTCCTGGATCCCCGAGGATGAGGCCCGGGGCGCGACCTATTATCTCGACGGCGTCCGCCGCGATCCGCTCGAAATCTTCCGCGAAGCCGGGTTCAACGCGCTCAAGCTGCGTCTCTTCGTCGATCCGTCGCAGGGCTATTCGAAGAACAAGCCCGGTGGCCCCTGGTGCGGGCTCGAGCAGACGATCGCCTTCTCGAAGCGGATCAAGGCGGCGGGCTTCCACTTGTCCACCACGCTCCATTATTCGGACACCTGGGCCGATCCGCAGCATCAGGACAAGCCTGCGGCCTGGGCGGACCTGCCCTTTGCCAGGCTGGTCGACACGGTTCATCGCTACACCAGCGAGACCTGGGCCGCGATCAAGGCGGCGGACGCCGCGCCCGACATCGCAATCCTCGGCAATGAGACGACGTTCGGCATGCTCTGGCCCGAAGGCCGGGTGCCGCTGACGATCCCGACCGGCAATCCGCAGACCGACGACGTCCATATGAAGGTGGTCGGCGCGGGCGGCTATGATCGCTTCGCCGCCTTGCTCAAGGCCGGGGTCGCCGCGACGCGCGAGACGTTGCCGGGCGTGCCGATCGCGCTCCACAACCATCTCGGCCGCCACTGGCCGATCGTGCGCCACTGGACCGACAGCCTGGTCGAGCGCGGCGTCGATTTCGATGCGCTGGGCCTATCCTGCTATCAGCAGCAGGCCGAGGGCGATTGGGAGCGAACCTTCGCGGAGTTCGGCAAGCGCTATCCGGGCAAGGGCTTCTTCGCGATCGAATATTCGTCGCGCAAGCGCTACCTCAACGATCTGGTCCGCGCCCGGCCCACTGGCTGGGGCAGCTATATCTGGGAGCCGACCCGCCACCAGGAGGCGATCTTCCTGCAGAATGGCGAGAATGCCGGCGAAGGCCCGCGCCCTAACCTGCTCGCGCAGGGCATCAACAGCGCCGAAGCCCCCGGCGCCGCGCCCGCCGCCACCCCCGCCCCGCGTCGCAAGCGCGAGCAGGGCGGACGCTATGACGCCGATCCGACCTTCATTCGCCTCTACCAACAGATGGCAAAGGACTATGGCGTCCTGAAATAA